The sequence below is a genomic window from Hydractinia symbiolongicarpus strain clone_291-10 chromosome 10, HSymV2.1, whole genome shotgun sequence.
TCTTCCAGcggtttcaataaaaaatttaataaatcctaaaaatacAACAGTCTTCTACTAGTAACATTCGAGTCACctattcaaatttacgtgacCGGTTTGTGTTTTGAACACACTTAAAGAAAAAAGTGTACTAAGGAGTAAATTATAAAATAGGTATGAAATGTTTGAGAGAGTTGGTTGGGTTAACTTACTTTTCATATTGGTAAGAAGAAAGGATTTGGTTGCCACTCTTTTTGTGAAGTCAAATTTGAAGGGTTTTGAGGAGTTTTGATAAgagcttttattaaaaaaaaacaaaaaaaacggtattttcatataaaaaaagaaggagATTAGGtcaattttttcaaagaaattaaaaatatattaggaaCATTTGATTTTTAAGGTAACGCCATgagtaaaaaacaaattatttctgcacccatGGTAGCATTTTGTTGCATTATGGGgataaaaacatttaacaaaacaagtagttttctgaaataaaaactGAGAAGATCAGGTAATCAGGAGATTTgaggaaaaaaaatgttaacgtCTACTTTTGGCGGAGATTCGAGGATTTTTGTGGAGACATCTTAAAATTGAGGAGAATTGAGGGGTTTTAAGGAGGGGTGACAAAAGATTAATAGCAGTGACTCACCAGAGACATCCTCACTGAATCATCTGCagatctaaaaacaaaacaaatcaaaacattatAACAATGTAAAGTTTGCTGctcaaaaaaaaacatccaTACTTACATTCGAAGAGTTTCAGCTATATGTCGAGAGGCTAGTTGAAACAGAGTGTCGCATCTAAACATGAAATTTTCACTATTTTACTTGTTCCGTTTgcggaattttttttattttaggtcaTTTATGGCCTGCTTTAAAACGAGAGGGCGTTAATGACGACAGGCGCTACTTCAAATGCTCACGAAATTCTTATACGCAAACATCTAATGACGATCGACTCAACGACTTTTCACGCgacatagaaaaaaaattaccgcCATTAGAACCGGTGTTACGTAGACAATAGCGACCTTACAAAACTAGGACAGGGCGAGCTACGATGAATggatatattctttttttaatgcgCATGTACAGATCAGGGTAAAACACCAAAAACAAAGTTGCCAAACCTCAAATATTCTAGCGAAATAAAAATGTCCTGAAAATACTTATGATAAAAGCACGCAGAAAAAGCAAATAATAATACTTGATTGGCAAATTTGACCACGGACAACAAAGAACAAAAGAATTCACGAAAAAACTTAACGAAattatttagtttatttttatatatatattactgTATTTTTCTATGAATGGATATGCTAAGGGTTCAACATTTTAACCAGCACCCTGTACATGATATTTACGCATTAATAATTCGGAATATATTTCATTATGAGAAAGTAAGGAAGCATCAGTACAAACCTATACACCACAGGAAATTGATCAACTTGAATTGACTGAACAAAAGTGATATGAAGAAATGCCACAAATCCAACAGAATCAAGAtgcaaattttctaaaacaaaTTCAACAAACGCATAATTCATGTAGACGCTATCAATTTTATTTGATCTTATTACCGTGTATGTTACTCATTAAGATTACCTTTCGCTATATGTTCAAGCAGTTGAGAAAACGACATCAAATCATGGACACacatctataaaaaaaaaacaattatttttcccCTTTGGGAATTCTTCCTGCCTTATTGCAATGAAAGTGATGTACAACCAATCAAACAGTCAAGTAGTCATTATTGAAATTTAACAATTAAACTTAACACTCCAAATATTTGGTCCAAATATAAGGTTGCACTAGTGACGCCTTAGAGGGATTgagtttaagaaaaaaattaaactttaaataCTGTGTATTCCATACGAAGGTGTTGTTACCGTTATTTTATTCCAGTCACCATGGAAACTGAAAAGGATATTCTTCTTCACTAGGATGCCTAAAAAACACAACAGACTGCAAAAAATATGTTAGCTGTTCTTCGAAGGAAAAAAAACCAGTTTGCTCATAAGCTTTTAACATGTTGGATGGAACTGTTCTTTAGGTAATCTGTTTTTGCAGAAAggggtgtgtgtgtgtgtgtaagGGGAGGGGGGTGTTGGGGGCAATTTCAACAAAAGTCTTAAAATTATAGGGGGAACAAGTATACATGGAACACAAGAGAAAAAATCAACTTTGACAAAgaagttaaaataaagaaataaatcaaAGGCAATGTGTTCAATGGAAATCTAAAATCACAATTTCAATCACTATCCAATTACTCCAACTATATATAGGTTAATCCTCCACCCCAATAATTAGAGAGATCTCTATAACACTTATTGTACACTGTCTCTCAGTTACAACATGTACTCACGAAACTTTTAGGTTATTGAGGACCAAGCTTTAAGGTCCCACTAAACAGCCAATTTTACAGCCCCTGACATAGAGTATAGTATAATCTATAATTCTTGGTATACATTCTCAGTGATTTGATTACCTAACCAAATATTGTaattattgaactgattttattcGAAGTGGTTTGGCAAAGGTATACAAACTGTGGGTAAGCTGTAAGAAGTATAGTTATTAACCTTACTTATCGGAGAAAATTGGAACAAATATCCACTACGTGCTATATCTTTGTGGATAACATTAGAACGGTTAACCTAATGACCTTGTTGCTGGCGATTTGTTAATCAATTTGAAATGGAATGACGTTGTGCACAACATTTTAAAGCTTTTTCAGATTCATTatgaatttaaaagtaaaagtaaagTTATTAtgctataaataaataaagtaaaaattcgtgaaaaaaaatatttaaaaaatacattatatTGATGTACAGTGTCTGTCGGAGATATTTCtcattaagaaaaattttacttttccaTAACAAACCCAAGTGAAACTATATAACTAGGTTAATTATTTATACATTGCAGCAAAGCTTTTTTCAATTTCCAAAAAACCTATTTATAATATGATCGTTTTTTGAAGACAACTTAATTTTATATgcacaatgttttttaaaacattgaaGTGAAGAAAAACACATGTCACACAAGAGGAAAGAACAGCTTCAAACTTGATCGCCTGTTATTAAAAATGACTGTGAGAAAGTGATGCTGGCATGGGTTTATACAGAGATATTATTCTCAGCATCCTCATGATTATTTTATCCGTTACCATAGTGATATTAAACACAGCATGTTTGCTGATAACCACCACCTCTTCAAAACTCCGAAGCAATCCTTCATCAGTGTTATTAATAAGCCTTCTCTCTCTGCATTTGTTTCAAGGATGTGTTGTGATCCCATGTCAAATAGGAGAGTTGCATATTTCGAACCACATACTGTCGGTGCTATCACAAGCACTCTTCACCACAGCCAATTGTGGCATTTGCATTCATGTATTAACGATCGCTATAGACCGTTTGTTGGCTGTTAAGCTGCTGGCATCTTATAAGAACCAAGTAACAAGGAAACGGATGACAATTTCGATTACTTTTGTCTGGATGTATATTATTATAACTAGTTCTATACCATTCCTAACGAATGAGAATACTGCGTTGATTTACCATGAAACATCAACCTGGCGTTACTACATTATTATCATCAACATGGTTTTGCCTTCTGCAGCGattattgttatttatacaATGGTGTTCCAAACCATGAAAGAAAAATACAAAGTCAATCCATTGCAAGACTCAATAAAATCAAAAACCAATCTTAACACAATCTCAACTCCATTCGAGGTGCCCTCCACATTGTTAGTAAGTCCACAACATGTCATGACTCCTCTCCCAAGTACTTCAGATTCTCCAAAAATCATGGCAATCGTCAGTGCACTTAATCAGAGAAACGAAACAGAGAATGGAAAGTTGTCCGCTCCGTCTCAGTTTTGTGACAACCGATTAAAATCAATAGTAAATCGctttaaaagtaataaaaaagtgGAAGACAAAGTCATTAAAAAGTCCATCAAAACTACGTTTAAAATCATGCTGAGTTATATTGTCATGTGGGTGCCATGCATTACGTATAAATTAATCAACACAAGAACAGGTCTAAAACACAGTGGGAATACAAAAAGTTTGACAGAAATTATTATTTATACTGTTGCTTTTTTAGATAGTATCGTCTGTCCAGTTGTATATTGTTACTATAACTACGCATTTAAGAGCGAATATAAGAAGTTGAAACGCAGAAAGATAGGCAAATCACATCATATCAACTTGACAATTATGACACCAGTACTTCCGTCGAGGACTTTGCAACAAGGACAAtccaagatttaaaaaaaacttctttggCAATCCAGTTTTCTACGTACATTATGGTGAAGCTAATTTTTAAAGTCATCTGAAAATGTTTTccatatttatttatcataaaaaagaggaaaaaaaagaaagaaagaaataaaatcaCAAAGAAtcagtttttagagcaatatgagagttttcttttttctttttttcataattCGTACACCTATTTAATTAAGGTGTACAAGACTTAACAGATACTGAGCGGTTGTGATGTTGTACATACAAAGCCCAAGGTCAAAAGTACAGATCGAGCTTGGAGGTCTGTGCCCTTGACCAAGTTTTATTACCTGACtgtatctggtctgcaaataaatattcctttgtaaacaaaacaaacaaagctATATTTAAGTTCCTATTCCCAAGGCACCAAGGAAGAAAAAATGCATGTTCGAGTTGGATACTTCTCGAATTCAAAATCATTCGATTTAAAATTGTGTAAGTACACAAAACAAATTCAAATCATTGTTTAGGTGAAATCAAACGAAAGATGGTTTTAAGGAATTATATTTTTGTgtgctatgaaaatgttttttatttgtttacgtttttatgtTACCATTTTAGTAATGGCTTCCAAAACCGGTTAATATGCCTTCATACAAAGATCTGTTAGAATAAGACGTAAACCAATTAATTTATCGGGTTTTTTCATACTAACTGGTTTTTTGTATCAGTCAGGCAACAAAAGGAGATACAAACCATAAAGCAACCATTTAAATCCTATTCAATTCCTTTTAAAAGCGGCGCCCTTTATTAATATCCTTGGTTCAGAGTTTACTGGATATGCAAAGATTAGTGGCACACTTATTAGGACACAAGATACAAGAAATCCGCAGAATTTTACCAGCCTTAAAAGGGATTTTAATGCTGTtataaaatatgataaataggGAACTGCCTTAAGCATATCACAGAAGCATTGAAGAGCTCAAATAAGTTGATGTAAATTAACTGTGTTTACTTACAActgaaacaaaatatttctactTTGTGTGATTTCATATTCACACCAATCATTTGATGTTGTTTCACTATATAGATTATCCACGTCCACACACCTCCTCCTTTTAACTTTTGCCACCATGGTTGATGTAAACTTGCATATGCAATCATACATTGTTTCAAGTTCATCTTTTGTGTCACTATGCTCATACTCTTCTTCTGCTTCCACAGTTTCTTTATCTGACAAAGCATCTTCCATATATTTGGTTATTTCCTTTGTCACATCTTCAAAATGAATGGACTGTTTGCTTTTCAACTTCAAAAGAGCTACAATATGAAATTACGTACAGTAAAACTTTATAATGAACCAATATTCTAACAGTTTCCAGCAAACATTAAAAGTTATATTCACCTTGAGAACACGCATCAACAAGAATAACAAAGTCTTTGTAGGAGCATAAGGAGGAGATTTGTTCTACTAATGCTAGTATCATTTCTTTAGAACTGCAAACCTAAAAAACAATGTAAGCGAGACAGTTAAGGTATGAATAGGCCGACTGCTAATTTCCTTTTAGTAATCATGCCTCATATCAAAGCAAGCAAgtgttttttctaaatataaTTACAAAATTTTCAGTTCTATAATTTAAAGTCAGACGTTATTTCATACTTGTGGATTCCGTTAAAACACATATATCAAAAAATAGATAACCTATGCTAAGATACAACAAATTTCTCCGATTGAAAAGAGAAATTCTTATCGTTCTTTGACTTAATCATTTCATTACATTCCTGTTTACAGTTTTTAGGAAGCCAATGCCTATTACTGTTGAATATAAACGTGTACCAGATTGACATTATTCTTTTTGATCTTTCGTCTATAAtgtatttgtttcttttaaatcatATTCAGCACATTGAAATGACATGTATTTTAAAACCAGTGCTACTTATTAATTGCAGttgaaaataataagaaaatgtTAATTAAGTGTTGTCGATAAAAATACACTTCTGTTTTTAATCTTTGCTACTTTCAAGGAACAAATGCCCACTAACTTTATACGAATGAACTTTTACAATTCAATGATCCACAAACcggaaatattataaaaaaatttataaatcaaGTCATGCCTATGTgaaatttttctataatttgaataaattttctttgGGATTGATGTCAGTTACTTAATTCATTGCATTAGGTAAACTGTGATATACTagtcaagaatgtttttccaCTATTTTGGTTTGGTATTTCCTTTTCCATGAAATAATTTTCCTCAGACAAAAGTCAAGTAGTCGACAGATATAAACTGCAGTGGTTGTAATATAGTCATAAATATTCGAGCCAATTTTGTGTATATTTAAAATACAGTACCTTCAGTACAAAGAATATTATTGACTTAACGTTTTATGGGGTGGTTTTGGAACAATGTAAAGGAATggcataaaaaaaagtttggtgATACCAAGTTCAAGAATTCAGGCACCTTAGGGAAGGGCAATAGTAGGGTGCCTTTACAGCTACACATATTTCCCAGATAGAAGAGACTAATATCCTAAATGTGATTCtgtgattttaatttttagaagaCAGGTATAATGTCCTTAGGGATTTCAAAAATCTGCACAGGTGTTATTACTGTGACTATAGCTGCAGAAATGCACTGGTTTTTAAAGAAGAAACTTGGTATACTTTGTGTCACAGACAGATGTATTGGGTACTATGatagatattttatttatattaaacaTCTTGTAAACAGTTATTGAATTCAGGGTATTTGAGGGTGTAGAAAAATGTAATAGCTATATACATAGTATGGCTTCAGAAGTAAGCAACTCTGACCAAGATAATAATATgtagatttatttaaaaaaacaaatgaaaaagcAGTGAGTCATGCTAATATGCCATAACACAGAAAACCATGAAGATATTAAACTAAACAATTagcagttaaaataaaaaaaaaaaacttttgcacaACACACTTTCATGGCCGATTTACCGACAAACTTATTTTACAACACTTTATAAATAAAGTGCATGACACTTACCCCCAATAAGACATTTAAACATGACTTGATGGCAGTTACTTCCTCTTCACTAAATTGGtttaaatgttgaaaaaaaatgccAACAAGTTCCCATCCACAATATGAAATACGCTCCTGGAAAAAACATTTAGAGATTGTACGTAGGGTAGCAGGGTTAAAACAACTCTTGAGCTgtctcaaaaattaaattttatatgacATTGATCATGTAAACCATTTGCTCTTCGcacttttaatttcttcttaTCACTTTCCCTTTCCTTTGTGCAAGAAATTTCGAGAAACTACTTGGCCTTGTTAAAGGTGAAGAAAACAAGTCATTACACAGTAGAGATGTCATACCTGCCAAAATTAACCCAGAAATTGAAATCCATTTTCTTTCACATAGAAGTCTTATGATATCAATTTAAAGTGCAATGTTAACTAAATATATTCTAAACACTTTTCCTTCTTCTAAGCATCAATAAATTTCCCTGTGAATTCAGTTTTCCTCCAAGctttataaacctttttttgtgtgtgtcttGTTTACATACTGTAAAAAACTCTAATAACAGACCCTTCTTCTAAATGCTCCTCTATTAAAGACCCCACCCTAAAAACCAaaatatagtatatataaaataacaatataGATGCCCTCTTAGGAGTAACGTTTAATAGAGAAATATTAGAAGAcgcattttttgaataaaaactaATGACTTCAGTTGTTCTCACTCAAATTGTTCAAGCAGTTAATTTTTTAGTGTGGAAACTTCCTATATATCTTTGTAATTTATGATGAAGTTATAaggttttatacttttttttgtttcttcaccTGTTTGTCCAAGAGGGTAGTCAAGATGGCAGCAAGCGGTGCGGACGAgcgtttgttgttgttattcaatttcataatttttacagTGAAATGTCCAGGTTTCACAAATGCAACATCTGTCTGCTACTCTCAAACAAGTAATGTAGTAATTGACACAAAAGAAACGTTTATTTATCCTTCGATATGGCAATATGATCAAGAACACAAGATTATCGTTCGAAGCAAACATTTTTCAAGTTACTCCTGTTACTTGCTGGAGATATTGAATCGTGCCCTGGACCGGCTAGAACTAGAAATGTTTGTACATCGTGTTCAAAGACAATCAGAAAGAATCAAAAAGCAGAAGAATGTGAAAATTGTAAGGTGAATTTCCATTTAAAATGTATGCGCGATGTCTATGAAAACAACACTGAAAAATTTTACTGCTCATTTTGCTCGAGTCAAAACCTGCCGAGTGAACGTTGCAAGTCCATTGATGACAATTTATCAGCTTTCATTAAGAAGCGTGGTTTGAAACTTTTTCATCAGAACTTGAACGTCATATTGAATAAATTAGACAGTGTAAAATTATTATTGTTGGATTCTGGAAAATTAATTCATATTTTCGGAGTTTCAGAAAGTCACACAGACTCCTCTGTAACGAATGCTGAGCTTTATGTTCCGGGGTACATCATTGAACGAAAAGATCGTAAAAATGTACCTTGTGGAGGCGTTCTTTGTTATATTCGGAAAGATATTAGTTATCAACGACGTTTTGATTTAGAAACTGATGGTCTTGAAATACTATGGATcgaaatattcgtaccaaacaGTCGTTCGATATTGGTCTGTATTGCCTATAAACCcccttaaaaattcaaaatatattgATAAACACTTTAAAACCAAATTTTACGAGTCGTTGTCAATAGTTACGGCAGAAGAAAAAGAGACCATTCTTTTAGGAGACATGAACAGTAACTATCATGCGAGTAATGACCCGGGAAATATTAAGGACACgctcaagtctcatgggtttataCAAACGATTAAAAAAGTCACAAGAACAACCAAAACAACTAAAACGTTGATTGATGTCATAGTAACAACCAATGTCACTAAAATAGCAGATTCAATTGTTCACGCAAATTCTTACAGCGATCATGATCTTGTTGGTATAGTCCGTAAGATGCATGTCAAAAAATATATGCCGCGTAAAGTATTTGTCCGCAACtacaaaaaatacaacaaagacGAATTCAAATCAAATCTACGTAACGTACCATGGGAAAACTGTCTATCTCAACCAAATGTTAACGCTGCTTGGGATTTATTTAAGAGTTATGTTATTAAAGTAATTGATATTCATGCACCTttaattgaaaagaaaattcgtGGCAAGGATAACCCATGGATGACGaaagaaattaaacttaaaatgaATACTCGTGACTATTATCTCCGAGGGGCTAAACGTACTAATGCCAAAATCGATTGGTCCGCTTATAAACGTATGCGTAATAATGTAACAAACGCTATACGTCATGCCAAATCTAACTATGTACGACATATTTTCAAAGAAAACATGCATCATCCAAAGCAATTCTGGAACCAAATCAAAAAATGTTATCCCTCAAAGGAAAAGGAAAGCCTGAGTAGATCATTTAAAATTGATGATTGTATCGTAACAGATAAAAAGCGTATTGCTGATAATTTCTGTACCTTTTTCTCAACTATTGGTTCCTCTTTATCGAAGAAGATACCTTCAATTTCGAACTCTACATGGAAAACGTTTCCATGTCAAAGCTACCTTAGATGCGTGAACCTTCAAAAAGTGACTTTTAAGTTCAGTCCAGTTTTTGTTGACGATGTTTTACCGACTCTGAAATCAATAAGAAGATCAAAAGCATCTGGTGTTGCACCACCGATATCATTCTTGATAAATTAGAGTTTTAAAGTAGGAACTTTTCCTACAGCTGAAAAAACTGCAAAAGTAACACCATTGTATAAATCTTTAGGAAAAAGGAGCTCTTTTGACAACTATAGACCGATATCTGTCCTGAATGTCATATCCAAAAAAATTGCTTGTCATCAAATTACAGACCATTTAGAGAACAATAACCTACTTAGTTCCTGTCAATGTGGGTTTCGTCGCAATCGATCTACACAACATGCGGTTTCAAAATTGGTTGATCACATTCGACACAACATTGACGGAGGTAAATATACTGGTGTTCTTTATATGGACTTTTCGAAAGCATTCAACACCGTCAATCATTCATGCTTATTGCAAAAGTTACCTTACTATGGAATAAATGGAGTTGAACTTGAATGGTTCAGTAACTACTTGTTTAATCGAAAACAACTTGTCGTGTATGAAGGAGTATATTCCAATGTAGAAAGTATAACAcatggtgtaccacaaggttccATTCTTGGACCCTTGTTGTTTCTTATCTTAGTTAATGACC
It includes:
- the LOC130662636 gene encoding glomulin-like, with amino-acid sequence MEDCEFLVQCKVLVEERKVDDLLLILKNSDNNERISYCGWELVGIFFQHLNQFSEEEVTAIKSCLNVLLGVCSSKEMILALVEQISSLCSYKDFVILVDACSQALLKLKSKQSIHFEDVTKEITKYMEDALSDKETVEAEEEYEHSDTKDELETMYDCICKFTSTMVAKVKRRRCVDVDNLYSETTSNDWCEYEITQSRNILFQFLLCFLGILVKKNILFSFHGDWNKITMCVHDLMSFSQLLEHIAKENLHLDSVGFVAFLHITFVQSIQVDQFPVVYRCDTLFQLASRHIAETLRISADDSVRMSLDLLNFLLKPLEDKIFSRVAVETFSKIALGLSNVMIWCQQEKLRQNAKEIFSLYLLKIQTIDKYLILRSVYDQSQHAGLRGYLIKFITTALVEFYDMNEDVYVKDVSTLALSYTELVLGESNILNESDRLMAGLNFVRFWLLKDPQNENKTGVWNLKDLLRRNFQVIRKCADVSKLELESALQNVENTSCEEMIEVVIPGGEAVKNFSQSQKYDVIQAASVCLDLMLSIVAVIDKTLTWHSFLSEKDELVTSSKT